A part of Ammospiza caudacuta isolate bAmmCau1 chromosome 7, bAmmCau1.pri, whole genome shotgun sequence genomic DNA contains:
- the LOC131560193 gene encoding olfactory receptor 14J1-like, translated as LHYGTLLGSRACAHMAAAAWASAFLYSLLHTANTLSLPLCYGNDLGQFFCEIPQILKLSCSHSNLRELGLIAVSACLALGCFVFIVFSYVQIFRAVLRIPSKQGQHKAFSTCLPHLAVVSLLLSTAIFAHLKPPSMTSPSLDLALSVLYSVVPPNFHKVIDKLDIALIQALGNVSEVSVGCISIRCLEEGGPCSTFEIFQY; from the exons ctgcactatgggaccctcctgggcagcagagcttgtgcccacatggcagcagctgcctgggccagtgcctttctctattcactgctgcacacagctaATACATTGTCACTTCCCCTGTGCTACGGTAATGACCTGGgacagttcttctgtgaaatcccacagatcctcaagctctcctgttCACACTCCAACCTCAGGGAACTtgggctcattgctgtcagtgcctgTTTAGCACTTGGTTGTTTcgtgttcattgttttctcttatgtgcagatcttcagggccgtgctgaggatcccctctaaacagggacagcacaaagccttttccacctgcctccctcacctggctgtggtctccctgttACTCAGCACTGCCATATTTGCTcacctgaagcccccctccatgacctccccatccctggatctggccctgtcagttctgtactcagttgtgcctcca AACTTTCATAAGGTGATCGACAAACTTGATATAGCTCTCATCCAGGCCTTGGGGAATGTCAGTGAAGTCAGTGTTGGGTGTATAAGCATCAGGTGTTTGGAGGAGGGTGGACCATGCAGCACCTTTGAGATCTTCCAGTATTGA
- the LOC131559702 gene encoding olfactory receptor 14J1-like, producing MSNSSSIRHFLLLALADMRQLQLLHFCLLLGISLAALLGNGLIISAVTCSHHLHTPMFFFLLNLALTDLGSICTTVPKAMHNSLWDTRDIAYTGCAAQLFFFLFFISTEYSLLTVMCYDRYVSICKPLHYGTLLGSRACAHMAAAAWASAFLNALMHTANTFSLPLCHGNALGQFFCEIPQILKLSCSKSHLRELGPTAVSACLVFGCFVFIVFSYVQIFRAVLRIPSERGRHKAFSTCLPHLAVVSLFFSTVMFAYLKPPSICSPSLDLTLSVLYSVVPPALNPLIYSLRNQELKAAAWRLMTGCIQEH from the coding sequence atgtccaacagcagctccatcaggcacttcctcctgctggcattggcagacatgcggcagctgcagctcctgcacttctgcctcttgctgggcatctccctggctgccctcctgggcaatggcctcatcatcagcgccgtaacctgcagccaccacctgcacacgcccatgttcttcttcctgctcaacctggccctcactgacctgggctccatctgcaccactgtccccaaagccatgcacaattccctctgggacacaaGAGACATTgcctacacaggatgtgctgctcagctatttttctttctgtttttcatcTCAACGGAGTATTCCCTCTTGACcgtcatgtgctacgaccgctacgtgtccatctgcaaacccctgcattacgggaccctcctgggcagcagagcttgtgcccacatggcagcagctgcctgggccagtgcctttctcaatgctctcatgcacacagccaatacattttccctgcccctgtgccatggcaatgccctgggccagttcttctgtgaaatcccccagatccttaagctctcctgctccaaatcccacCTCAGGGAACTTGGGCCCACTGCAGTTAGTGCCTGTTTGgtatttggttgttttgtgttcattgttttctcctatgtgcagatcttcagggctgtgctgaggatcccctctgagcggggacggcacaaagccttttccacctgcctccctcacctggccgtggTCTCCTTGTTTTTCAGCACTGTCATGTTTGcctacctgaagcccccctccatctgctccccatccctggatctgaccctgtcagttctgtactcggtggtgcctccagccctgaatcccctcatctacagcctgaggaaccaggagctcaaggctgcagcatggagactgatgactggatgcaTTCAGgaacattaa